The window ggtcaataaccaacagcgggatctggatacccatgttggctcccacatgttccacgatgatctcatcggatgaaccacgatgtcgaggattcaatcaatcccgtatacaattccctttgtcaatcggtatgttacttgcccgagattcgatcgtcggtatcccaataccttgttcaatctcgttaccggcaagtctctttactcgtaccgtaatgcatgatcccgtggctaacttcttagtcacattgagctcattatgatgatgcattaccgagtgggcccagagatacctctccgtcatacggagtgacaaatcccagtctcgatccgtgtcaacccaacagatactttcagagatacccgtagtgtacctttatagtcacccagttacgttgtgacgtttggtacacccaaagcactcctacggcatccgggagttacacgatctcatggtctaaggaaaagatacttgacattggaaaagctctagcaaacgaactacacgatctttgcgctatgcttaggattgggtcttgtccatcacatcattctcctaatgatgtgatcccgttatcaatgacatccaatgtccatagtcaggaaaccatgactatctgttgatcaacgagctagtcaactagaggcttactagggacacgttatggtctatgtattcacacatgtattacgatttccggataacacaattatagcatgaacaatagacaattatcatgaacaaagaaatataataataaccatttattattgcctctagggcatatttccaacagggacGCATGTGTCAATGGGGCATATTTTTCTCCAATTAAAATAAGAACCCATGTAAGATGGGGGGCCATGTGAAGTTTCCTTTCCGTCAAACAAAACTGTCATATGGAGCGCGCTCCAAAAGACAGCCCAAATCATCATATATGGAGCCTGGAACGCCAGATATGGAGGACGCTCCATAAATTATGGTAGTTTTGTTTAGAGTGTCTGCTTTTTTTACCAAAATTACATAATAGTTGTTATTATGGTGATCACGCCAATACAATGACTCTGCCAGAGTTAGTCTAAGGGTCAGTTcattttgttggaaatatgccctagaggcaataataaaatagttattattatatttccttgttcatgataattgtctattgttcatgctataattgtattaaccagaaaccgtaatacatgtgtgaatacatagaccataatatgtccctagtaagcctctagttgactagctcgttgatcaatagatggttgtggtttcctgaccatggacattggatgtcattgataacgggatcacatcattaggagaatgatgtgatggacaagacacaatcctaagcatagcacaagatcgtgtagttcgttttgctatagcttttctaatgtcaagtattatttacatagaccatgagattgtgcaactcccggataccgtaggaatgctttgggtgtatcaaacgtcacaacgtaactgggtgactataaaggtgcactacaggtatctccgaaagtgtctgttgggttggcacgaatcgagactgggatttgtcaatccgtgtgaaggagaggtatctctgggccccctcggtaatgcatcatcataatgagctcagtgtgactaatgagttagccacgggatcatgcgttacagaacgagtaaagagacatgccggtaacgagattgaacaaggtatagggataccgacgatcgaatctcgggcaagtaacataacgatggacaaagggaattgtatacggggttgattgaatccccgacatcgtggttcatccgatgagatcatcgtgaaacatgtgggagccaacatgggtatccagaccccgctgttggttattggccggagagaggtctcggtcatgtctgcatggttcccgaacccgtagggtctacacacttaaggttcggtgacgctagagttgttatgggaaatagtatgtggttaccgaaggtagttcggagtcccggatgagatcccggacgtcacgaggagttccggaatggtccggaggtgaagatcggtatattgaacgaagggtattggagttcggaagtgttccgggggtaccaggctatggccagcatgaccgaaaggtgtttcgggagccccgacaagtgttgcagggcctcatgggccaaggggagggggcaaaccagcccactaaggggctgtgcgcccccacaccctttcccacgttacttgtgtggggaggtggggcgcctccacctggcttgggaggcaagcctccacctgcttggcttggggggcaagtctccctagggtttccctagggagatccaatctgcccctagccgccgccccctaggggaaaccctagggtgcctcccccctctccccttccccctatatatagtgagggggtgggagggcagccgcacccttcccctggcgcaggcctccccctctccaactcctcctcctcttccgtagtgcttggcgaagccctgccggagaaccacgagctcctccaccaccacgccgtcgtgctgctggagttctccctcaacttctcctctccccttgctggatcaagaaggaggagacgtccccgggctgtacgtgtgttgaacgcggaggcgccgtccgttcggcgcttgatcggatcttccgcgatttgaatcgccgcgagtacgactccatcaaccgcgttcttgtaacgcttccgcttagcgatcttcaagggtatgaagatgcactccctctctctctttctctcgttgctagcatctcctagattgatctttgtgacacgtaggaaaattttgaattattactacgttccccaacacatttCGGGGTTATGCGCAAAATAATCTGCCCCTACCCAGCTTATTATGTCAACCCAAGCTAAAAAAATTATTGAATAAGTCTAGTTATTTAGGGTTAACTAGTAGGTTTCTAGAATAAAAATTTAAATTGGGTTGTCCGAATAAGCTGGGCAGGGGCAGCTTATCTTGGCAGCCACCTATAAACCCCAAAAGAACTAGCCATAAGTGTGGTAAGACTCCACTAGCATGTCCAGTGCAGGTGCTCGAGATTAGATACTCAATGTACGAAAACCCATCTCTGCGCCTGAGCTACAGTAATTTTTttaatactagaaaaattcaataaaatcttattttcatttttttgcatggtagatgttcAAGTGTGTGATGTCCACGTAAAATTTCATCCTGTTTGGACATTTGGGGAGCTCGTGGCAAAGAAGAGAAAATTGGTCCGAAGAGTGCATGAATTGTAACCTTACTCATAGAGCTGATTTTTTTTTGTCGTGCGCTCCTTGAGTGTCCAAACTCCACCAAATTTTACACAAACATCACGCACACGAGCAACTTGCCCGCAAATTTTATTTTTtccaattttttatttttttccaattttagtgatttttttgtttttgccCGGGCTCATCTGTGCCCGGGAGCATGAAAGCCGCTCTCCTCCATGCCCCACTAATATCCACTACTTAAAAAAGAATAGTGTTTCTTTGGCAGAGTGCTTTGTCCAACCTTACATACGtttctccctccctctctctgttTTGAATTTTTCCCTCTATCTCTGATTTTTATTGATTGTCTCAACTTTTACTAACTTACCAAAATACTTATGTTTTCTTTtggtaagagcatctccaatagatggtccaaaatTTGGCGGTCCAAAACCGGAGATGTAAAATTTGGACCGCCAAAAAGTGCGTTTTGGAGCTCCGAAAAAAGCTCAACTTCAACAGATGGTCCAAATTGATGGTCCAAAAGAGCAACCccaatagatggtccaaaatGAAGATGCAAATATCTTAAAACGACATACTACTAGTCCATTCAACATAGTTCAAACATCAAGTTCAACATAGTTTCATACATGAACTTCAACTACTACTTATTCAAACTACTAGATAAACTACTCCTCATCGTCGGAGCTGCGGAACTGCGCCCAGAACTCCTCCTTCGTCGGGTCGTCgcacccctcctcctcctcctcctcgtccgagaAGTCTGCCCAGTCTTCCTCGGAAGAGGACCCGATGGGGATCACCGTCGAGGGACCGGCCTCGTCCTCCTTCTTCggccccttcttcttctgctcCGCCTCACGCTTCCAGTAGTACTCCAGCTCGACCTGGACGTACTCCGGATGCTCCCGAGCAAACCTCGCCATCGCCTCCTCGTCTGTCTCGCCAGCACTGACGACAACCGACggcttcttcgtcttcttcttcttcttcgtcgtgaTCTCCTTCATGTTGATGCCCTGCAGCACAAGCATCTCCGCTTCCGCCCGAGTCTCGATCTCTGGGAAGTTGAGGTGCGACCAAGGCCTCTCGGCACGCCACACCGCCACGTCGTAGGCACGTGCGGCCTCGTTGGCGGAGGGGTACGTGCCGATCCACCAACGCCTTCCGGCGTCGGAGAACTCCACACCCCAGTTACCGGAGGGCTTCTGCCTCACGCCGAAGAAGCCCGACTTGCCCTTCGGTGTCTTCTTCGGCGCCATCGGAGAGCGGtggagcggcggcggcgtgcggccggggcggtggcggacggAGCCGGGCGGGGCGGATCtgcagggcggcggcggcgtgcggggCGGTGGCAGACGGAGCCGGACGGGGCGGAGCTGCGGGGCGGTGGCGGACGGAGCCGAGCGGGACAGAGCCGGGCGGGGCGGAGCTgcggggtggcggacggagctacggcgggcgggcggggcggtggcggacgGAGCTACGGCGGGCGGGtgggcgggcggcggggcggcatgGAACAGCGGTGGGCGGCGGGGCCGGATCCGCGGCgggcgggtggcggggcggcgTGGAAACAGCGGCGGGGGGCAAGGCGGCGTCGGATCTGATGCGGGCGGcatcggggcggcggcggacggggtgtggaggcggcggggtggcggcggACGGGCGGGCGGGCGGGAAAGGAAATGAAGTGGTGGTTGGGCGttcgcgggcggcggctggttTTGGACCAGATGCATCTCGTGATGTATATTTGCATCACGAggtgttgtattttacatcatgaGGAGACCGCGGTCCATTTTTTTTTTACATATGGACCGTCTGTTGGAGCTGCGTTTTTGGCCTCAGACGGTCCAAAAGTTCGTTATTTTTACATTTGaaccatctattggagatgctctaagtcaATAAATTGTTATCAAATAAGTGATTTTTATTTAGATAGGTAAATCACGAGCAAGATTTTATAAACATTTATTTACATAAACACATTAGTATATGCAGGCAAATCACGGGCTAACGTGTTAGAATATATATATTCCATTGCAACACACTGACAATTATCTAGATGATATATAAATATCCTCTAAGTATATTACTCAGAAGAGATGCTTACTTGGAGAAGTTGTAACTCACATAACTTTCGTAGTTTAAAATATTTCAATTGGTAATGAGTTCACTCATCTCCTCAAACTCTTACACGTGAGACCCACCTCACCTCCTCACATGTGAAACCTATTGTAACTGCAGTCGAAATAAAATCTGTCCTAATTTTAATTTCTAAATATTTTAGTTATTGATAAATTAACTCATCTCCTCAAACTGTAAACAATGAGACCCACGCCTTCTCCTCACATGCGATACCTACTGTAACTGCGACCAAAACAACGGGATTCAAACTTCACACATAGCATGGCCATAGCATAAGAGGGTCCTTGGACTTATCTCGACAATGCAACATACGATGCATGCAACAAACGTAACTATTTAATTAGACTATTCATTCCATTTCCATAGAAAAAACCTTCTCACTTTCTCATGTCACATCATCGATCGATGTTGGCTAGACACTCCCCGGTCGTTATTACCGAGGGTGACTTGTATAGGGTCTAGCTTTAGGTGAGATCAATCATTTTGAAGACTCAAAACatgttcaaaaattctgaaaatattcGTAGATACACATCCATGTTTGATGTACAATCTCAAAAAATTCCAGCTCCTAATTCGAAGTACACTTAGAGAACCAAAAAAGAAAAAATCAGATGTCAATAGTGTCAAATACTATTCACCCCAAGCTGACACTATTCATAGTTGAAATTTATCTTTTCTGAATCTCTTACTGTAGACCATGTAAACATACCTTGCAGGTATCTTGTCAACAAAAATTGTCAAATATGAAATTTTGGCGTTGATCCTACGATCTCACGTAAAGGTCAGATCCTATACAAGTCTCCCTCCGTTATACCTGTTGTTCTCCGGCCGCTTTTCCTCGCTGGGACTATATCCTAATTAGTGTGAGTGTTCCTTCTGTCTTGCTGAAGGGATTCCCTCCCACCTGTAAAAAACTTGGTCATCCCATATTCACTAGGTTTTTTTTTCGTTTGCTAGATTCCCTCCCACCGTCTTGTTTTTCGCTTTCAGTTTTTTGTTTTCATCGGTTTTCTTTGTTTATACACGGTTTTCTTCGGCTTTTCTGTTATCTTTGCTTTTTCATTGGTTTTCTTCGTTTCTTCCTTCGTTCTCAATGTTTTTTTTTAAATCTTCGTTTATTTTCCTGGTTTtcattgttttttttttctttctattcTCTTCATTTTTCTTGGTTATCATCGGTTTTCTTTGGTTTTATTCATTAGTAGTGTTTTATTCGGGTgttcattttattttcttccttatattgatttttattgggtttcttcctttgttttctttgttttatGGTCAAATTTCATCTATTTTCATTTTTAGTTCAACACAAGCTAACTTTTTTAAGTACACATTCAATATTTTTCTTGTACATCATAAACATTTGTTATATACACGTTTAACATATTTGAAATACATGATTAACCATTTTTGAAAATTTGTTTTTTATGTATAATTTTTCCATACACATTATACATTATTGTTATATATCTAATATGTTTTAAATACACATTTAGTATTTTTCTAATtcaagattaacattttttaaatacgtGATGACCTTTTTTACACAGTTTTAACATTTTCCGAATACAGGAATAACatttttttgaatacatggtcaacatttcttatatatacatttaacattttttgaaatacttCATTAACATTTTCAGATATGAAACCTATTCtttatacacattgaacatttttcaaatacaataTTAGCTTTTTTTAATAAATGGTTAACATGTTTCCTATACACATTAACATTTTTCAATCcttgtttaacattttttcaGATGCTTGATTAACAATGTTTAAATATACGATCAactttttcatacacattgtatatatttttatacatggtcaacattttttctatacatatttaacattttAAAATGCATGATTAACATTTTAAAAACATTGTATAAATGATTATTATTTAGAAATATTTTTTTTGTAATATCTAGTTTTAGAATATTTGTAACTGTCTAAAAAAGTAAAAAGATagaaaaaataccaaaaaaaagattaaaaaaacaaggcagtggtctcccgCGCACTGGGCCGATCCATTCGCGTGGTCCTTTTGGCGAGACCTGGCACTGTCTTGCGTGACGCGAGACATAGTCGCTCCCACTTTTGTCGCCAGTGGTTGAACCGTCATCTCATTTGGTGTTCCTTCTTCATGGGCCTTCTATCTTTCCCAGTTTGGCTAACCTGATTTTGACCAAAAGGCCCATCAAACCGCAACCATGCAGCAGGACGCGAAATCACTAATCAAGAAGTACTCCTTACAAAAGTCACTCCCACCTTGTCAGGTTGCGACATGTGGCGTGCTGCCACTTGTTGCTACCTGGAAGTTTTCCTTTTTCAGATTTGTTTATTCAAAATGTTGTATCTCTTAAATCGGCTATTCAAATCTCGAACCATTTTCACCATTGAATTTCTCACGTcgacatcttcaaaactagatcccatgttgataggtttcgaCGAAACAAAATTCATCAAAAAATTGTACGAAAAACCCGAACTAGTTTTTCCCTTTCTGAAGAGGCACGCGTTTTTTCCCTTTCTGAGAGGCACAACTGTGCCTTTCACGGAAACAAATCCTGCCTCAACGGGAAGTAAAACTTGAGCCTCTCGCATAaggaaaaaaatgtgttttcccCATTCAGAGAGGCACGGTTGCGCCTCTCGCGGAAGTAAATTCGTGCCTCCACAAGAAGTAAATCCGTACCTCTCATGGAAGGAAAAACCGGAAACGCTCTATTTCCTTTCTAAGAGGCATCaccgtgcctctcgcagaagcaaatcTGTGCCTCCACAAGAATTAAATCTGTGCCTCTCGTGAAaggaaaaaaacatgttttttttcaCTTTCTGAGAGGGACGACCGTTCCTCTCGCAGAAGCGAGAAGTAAATTTGTGTCTCTCGTGGAAGAAAAAACTAAAACGTATTTCTTTTCCTTTTCGGGagacaaccgtgcctctcgcggaagcaataCTGTGCCTTCACGAGAAGTAATCTGTGCCTCTCGCAGAAGGAAAAAATAAAACACATTTATTTTACTTTCGGAGAGACGCGACCATGCCTCCCGCGAAAGAAAATCCGTGCCTCCACGCGAAGTAAATTTGTGCCTCTTCCAGAAGAAAAGAAAAGCATATTTTTTTCCTTTCCAAGAGGaacgaccgtgcctctcgcgaaagcaaatcCATGCCTGCTCAAGAAGTAAATTTGTGCCTCTCGAGGAagaaaaaaacgtgttttttctTTTCCCAGAGTCATGACTGTGCCTCTCAAAGAAGCAAATCCGTGCCTCCACGCGAAGTAAATTTGTGTCTATTGCAgaaggaaaaaataaaacaaGTTTTTCCCTTTCTGAGAGGCACGGAAGCAAATCTGTGCCTTCATGAGAAGTACATatgtgcctctcgcgaaaggaaGAAAGGGAAAACGTGTTTTTCCCTTTTCGAGAGGCACGACCGcgcctctcgcggaaggaaaaaaagaaacacattttttccctttccgagtgGCATGACCgcgcctctcgcggaagcaaatccgtgcctACACTAGAAATAAATTTGAGCCTCTCGGGGAAGGAGAAAACATGTTTTTTGCGCTTATTTTTTCGATTTATTTGGTCCAAAACCTAAGAAAAACCGGGGAAAAACTGAAAAGCcagaaaaataaacaaaaaatCATCTAAAAGCCAAAAAAACATACAAAAAATAAAATCTAGAGAGAGCGCCCAGAGCATTGACACGTGGCGGCTGCCGAGAGTGCGCCAACTAAAGCGCTCCAAGCCCACCCCAGGTGACCCTTGGGGGGGGCTCCTGAAGGAGTACTCCTCAATTAGTTGCTCTTCTCGGGACGTCGGTCAAACTAGACGGGACCTCCTATATAGCGACATGCGCCCTGGGAAGAAACTGGCGCACAAACCCTCCCACTTGCAGGCGTGATCCTGGGCCAGCCGAGGTGTGGGGCGCGGCTCCCTTTTTGCATtacttttttttgttttctttttctgtttatttaaaAAAGTTCGGGATTTCTAGAAACTTTTAGAGTTTCAAAAATGTTCACTAATGCAAAAAGTGTTCACAAATTAGAAGaatgaacattttctgaatttttattTAATATTTATAAATTTTGATGATATTTTGTATTTTTATGAAGAAAAAttaatttgatgaacatttttgtattTAATATAATTTATTTATTTCGTGAACGAATTTTGATTCCGAGAAAAAATTTCcaatttgatgaacattttttaaaaattcaCTAACAAGTTAaatatgatgaacatttttttatcatgatgaacaaattttgaatttgtgGACATTTTCTGAattcgatgaacattttttaaaagttCATTAATTTTTTTTACTATGAGTAAGATGTTTTTATTTGGATGACCAAAATTTGAATTTCAAAATAAAATCAccaatttgaaaaatgttcgaATTTCAGAAAATGCTCGTGAATTTGGATAAACGATAAAGAAAAAATGacataaaataaaaaggaaaatggaagaagaaaaaacaaaactTAAAAGAGAAATGGAAAAACGAAAAAAGGAGggaaaaaccaaaagaaaacgCAAGGAAATAATATGAAAAAACCATGCTCGGGAAGGTTCTCAAAACTGGAAACGAGCAAGATGGGATCCGCCAAACGAGACGACCGTGGCGTCCAGCGCCGCCGATACTCTCCGACGTCTCTACGCCATTTTTGCAGTAAAGACCTGCTCACATTTACACCATAAACCATGCCATGCTCTACTGTTCTGTAAGCCTGCGTGAGTCTAATATAACTAGACTCCTGTTCCCAGTTGGACCGTATCGAATCCGTTTTTCAGCCAGCTAGTCACGCCAGCCGATTCGATAGGACTGCTACTAGGCTGCATTCGTCACGGGTGAGGGCAGCCGAGTGACGTGGCCCTGACGTATGGGCTGCCAATGCCGTCGGTCTAATCGTGCAGATTACTGATACTACCAAGAAATGTCCTGATTTTTTTCTAGATCAAGAAATATGTGGTATCATATCTACTAAGCGCATCTCCAAGTCGGACTATGTGGTATCATATCTTCCTAAGCGCATCTCCAGGTCGGACCTGCAAACCTCCCGTTACAGTCCGGACTGGGCTGTCCGAACCGCGGAAGCAATCCAACGCGGTTATTATCGGTCCGCGGAGCAGTCCGGGCATGATTTCTTCCGTAAACCGACAAACGTGTGTTGGGGGGGAGAGGGGGGTTGCGCTTCTGACCCTCTGGCCCACCAAAAACCCTCCTCCCTTGCCCGCGCACGTTCTCACACGGCGCCAACTACCCGCGTTCATGCCGTATTAGAATGCGCCGATCAACATTGAAGACAGCTCAAGGCGGACCTGACCTCTCACTGCCTCCACCactgaagcggcgcgccggccgagggCGCCGTCTCTGGTATCCGCGCCGGTTCAATGTCGGAGACGCGTGACTAGACAGGTTCAATGCCCCGTCTGTCCGTATGCCGACGTTAAGCAGGCTCGccagccgagaaacccactccggCGTCCTGCATTGACGCCTGGCCTCACCGAAATCCGCTATTGAAGGGCAGCCACTCCCGGCTATCTCCACGGCACAACACATCCGCTccacatcctcctcctttccTCCACATCCGTATGACTGCCAGTGGGAAAGCACTGTGGGACAGTCTATCGCCGGAGATGAAGCACGCAGTGGCCGGCCTTGCCGCCGCCTGGCGTAGCCGCCGTGCCAGGCGGATCGAGGCCGGCTTGCTGGCCAGCTCGCCCGAGGTCTCCGACGACGAGGACGACACCGCGATGGAGACTGGCTCCGATAACTCCACCCCGGCTCCCGCGCTTCCTGTGCAGGCCGGCTTCACCATGGAGCAGGCGCAGGAGCACTTCAAAGCCGCCATTGCGGAGTTGCAGCCTGCACCGGCGCCTCTGTCGGTGTTCCAGCAGGCGCAGGAGGAACAACGGTATAACCTGTTCCTCCTGGAGCAGCACCGGCTAGCGGAGGGCCAGAACTACGGCGAGCGCGCAAgcgaggaggcagtgacggccATGGCTGCGGCGAACCCCAAATTCGTGGCGGAGCAGCGTGCCATCTACGACGCCGTCTGTGCTTAAGTCGCTGCTCGTCAGGAAGCGGCCGCCGCGGAGGCGTAGCTACAGGCGATCGCAGAGGAGAACAACGCTAGTTGCGCCTCCTACGCGACACCGACGAACCATCAGCCAGCCCGGTGGGACGAAGACAGCGTCGGCGAACGGCGCCACCATTTTCATTGTTGACCTCACACCGGGGATGGACAGGTCGCGAACTCCTCCGAGGGTGAGTAGGCCACGGGAGGTGGCGATGCCTTGTGTCCTATGTGGGCTGGTCCGTCTCCcatgttctacttttcctcgccggagaccacACCTTCACTTCATCGGCCTTATTACCGGTGCTCATGGAGACGGCGGATGGAGGACGACACGGGATTGGACGCGGGCGCCGCTGCCATAGGATAGGTTTAGAGGCCGGTCTTTTTTTCTAAatgttcgaaatgtaatgaaattcGCCATGTTTGTATGAATTTCATCTTGTTCGATGAAAAAAAGTTTAAAATGTATGCGGCTAGCGTTGGATGTCGACCTCCCGCATCCGTGTCCGCGGACTAGTCCCATCCATCCACGAATGGATGCGGGACGATTTTTGCGGGcggttggagatgccctaatacCGTAATATCCTTACTACTAAAAGAACATTTTTGGGGCTAAAATAATGCTCCTACAAGTATACTAGTACCAGAATACCCCAAAAGGTCTCGAGGTACTACTACAGTTTCGGGGGCACATGAACAGTAGAAGGGAACCCAAAAGGAGTACAGTACAGAGCTATAGGGTAAAAGTACAAAGAGGTGGCTGCAAGTGCAAGCCGCTAATTAACCATCGATCTCGAGAGATGCTCTCCATAGATTATGCATGCATGTCTCTCGTGCTTAGCGCGTGAACGAAAGCATTGTTAACTAAAGCAATCTCGAGGGCTTTTCAGGCGACAGCCTTTTGAACAGCGATCTCCATCCCCTTCCTCGGGGAAACCAGTTTGGCGCTACTGCTAATTGTTCCATCTGACGCTGGATTCTGCATGCCGCTTATAA is drawn from Aegilops tauschii subsp. strangulata cultivar AL8/78 chromosome 1, Aet v6.0, whole genome shotgun sequence and contains these coding sequences:
- the LOC109740083 gene encoding uncharacterized protein, giving the protein MAPKKTPKGKSGFFGVRQKPSGNWGVEFSDAGRRWWIGTYPSANEAARAYDVAVWRAERPWSHLNFPEIETRAEAEMLVLQGINMKEITTKKKKKTKKPSVVVSAGETDEEAMARFAREHPEYVQVELEYYWKREAEQKKKGPKKEDEAGPSTVIPIGSSSEEDWADFSDEEEEEEGCDDPTKEEFWAQFRSSDDEE